In Nitrospira sp. MA-1, the following proteins share a genomic window:
- a CDS encoding multiheme c-type cytochrome yields MLVREAGEAHAARPDGTYGKDWGNPDGEECVQCHRKHTPGLYQEWNQSMHGQRGVNCLDCHKADGKDKDGFRHKGQLISLIVTPKDCARCHNTEFQEMDGSHHSKAGDILASFDNLLGEVVGGPEAVNAGCKQCHGSTIEIGEDGKPLPTTWPNTGIGRINPDGSRGSCTACHGRHRFSKAQARTPDTCGKCHVGPDHPQIEVYNESKHGIIYHAKTTEMNLESDKWEAGVDYSAAPTCASCHMSAGGGEKPTHNVGERISWTLRPPISVKNNLVKLQDGSEFDVPEGQPLPKVGDKAKKSKVVEVLTWKERRLKMQNVCTACHTDSVILGHYNQFDKVVDLYNDKFAKPIAAIMGDLQKAGTISSAPFDEKIEWIWWEIWHHEGRRARHGASMSGPDYTWWHGMYEVAKHTYFEFIPELKKVAGEKEAQALLEKYFKPIPGHAWYFEGMNPAQLDAVRKGFESRYGKGSLK; encoded by the coding sequence ATGCTGGTTCGAGAAGCCGGCGAGGCCCATGCGGCAAGACCCGACGGCACCTATGGCAAGGATTGGGGAAATCCCGACGGTGAGGAATGCGTGCAATGTCATCGGAAACATACACCGGGGTTGTACCAGGAATGGAATCAAAGCATGCACGGGCAACGAGGAGTGAATTGCCTTGATTGTCACAAAGCGGATGGGAAAGACAAGGACGGGTTCAGGCACAAGGGTCAATTGATCTCTCTCATTGTGACGCCCAAGGATTGCGCGCGCTGTCATAACACGGAATTCCAAGAGATGGATGGGTCGCATCATTCGAAAGCCGGCGATATTCTCGCATCGTTCGATAATCTTTTGGGCGAGGTCGTTGGCGGCCCGGAGGCTGTGAATGCCGGATGTAAACAATGTCACGGCTCAACCATTGAAATTGGTGAAGATGGAAAACCTCTACCCACCACTTGGCCCAACACCGGAATTGGACGTATTAATCCCGACGGGTCTAGGGGTTCCTGTACCGCCTGTCATGGTCGGCACCGCTTCTCCAAAGCGCAGGCACGAACACCGGATACCTGCGGAAAATGTCATGTCGGTCCGGATCATCCTCAGATCGAGGTCTATAACGAATCCAAGCATGGCATCATCTATCACGCCAAAACGACTGAAATGAATCTCGAATCGGACAAATGGGAAGCCGGCGTGGATTATTCGGCCGCCCCCACCTGCGCTTCATGCCATATGAGCGCCGGAGGGGGAGAAAAGCCCACCCATAATGTGGGCGAACGGATCTCCTGGACCTTGCGGCCTCCTATTTCCGTCAAAAACAATCTGGTGAAACTTCAAGATGGCAGTGAGTTTGATGTGCCGGAAGGTCAACCATTGCCCAAGGTTGGAGACAAGGCCAAGAAGTCAAAGGTGGTTGAGGTGCTGACGTGGAAAGAACGTCGTCTGAAAATGCAAAATGTATGCACAGCCTGTCACACCGATTCGGTGATATTGGGACATTACAACCAGTTTGATAAGGTAGTGGACCTCTATAACGATAAATTTGCTAAGCCCATTGCCGCCATCATGGGTGACCTCCAGAAAGCCGGGACCATCAGTTCAGCCCCCTTCGACGAGAAGATCGAATGGATTTGGTGGGAAATCTGGCATCACGAAGGTCGTCGAGCACGGCATGGCGCCTCCATGAGTGGTCCCGATTACACCTGGTGGCATGGGATGTACGAAGTGGCCAAGCACACCTATTTCGAATTCATTCCCGAACTTAAAAAGGTGGCAGGAGAAAAAGAAGCGCAAGCATTACTCGAAAAGTATTTCAAACCGATCCCTGGCCATGCCTGGTACTTTGAAGGGATGAACCCTGCCCAGCTTGACGCCGTTCGAAAAGGATTTGAATCCCGTTACGGGAAAGGCTCATTGAAGTAA
- a CDS encoding NapC/NirT family cytochrome c has product MLTRLWKWFWSPTSKYSWGAIFVVGGIAGIIFWGGFNTAMEQSNTLPFCANACHEMTDFVLPEYQQSIHYTNAQGVRAICADCHVPKAWGPKVVRKIKATWELWGKITGSINTREKFEAKREQMALKVWLEMKENDSQECRNCHSYEAMDWHAQSLLAQRDMQKAMKEGKTCIDCHKGIGHTLPDGYESDTPVYKEDLAKLLNN; this is encoded by the coding sequence ATGCTCACGAGACTCTGGAAATGGTTTTGGAGCCCCACCAGCAAATATTCCTGGGGAGCGATTTTCGTCGTGGGCGGAATAGCCGGGATTATTTTCTGGGGAGGCTTCAACACCGCCATGGAGCAGTCCAATACGCTCCCCTTTTGTGCCAATGCCTGCCATGAAATGACGGATTTCGTCCTGCCGGAATATCAGCAATCCATTCACTACACCAACGCCCAAGGTGTCCGGGCCATTTGCGCCGACTGCCATGTGCCCAAAGCATGGGGTCCAAAGGTCGTTCGGAAGATTAAGGCCACATGGGAATTATGGGGTAAAATCACCGGCTCCATTAATACGCGAGAAAAATTTGAGGCCAAGCGTGAACAGATGGCCTTAAAAGTTTGGCTGGAAATGAAAGAAAACGATTCCCAAGAATGCCGGAATTGCCATTCCTATGAGGCCATGGACTGGCACGCCCAGTCGCTTCTTGCCCAACGGGACATGCAGAAAGCCATGAAGGAAGGGAAAACCTGCATCGATTGCCACAAAGGCATAGGCCATACACTCCCCGATGGCTACGAATCTGATACCCCGGTATACAAAGAAGACTTAGCCAAACTGCTAAACAACTAA
- a CDS encoding acetate kinase has translation MRILVLNSGSSSVKFRVLDVDPQASPREIRPDRALIKGAVKGIGNTASFECTVEEKPSPKITRVIANHHQAIRWLFEQLKQLDSADHDPASLAGVEAVGHRVVHGGERFSQSIVISDEVMSEIDTLGELAPLHNPACLEGIRGVRAILGPQVPMVAVFDTAFHATIPSHAKVYALPYALANRHHIRRYGFHGIAHASLVGSYFEKTGRPSTPSRLITVQLGNGCSISAVEDGRSVETSMGFTPLEGLVMGTRCGDLDPSIVSYLCQKEKVGPSEVERWLNEQSGLLGLSGRTNDMRELLQAADREGHEPSQMAIDVFCYRTKKYIGAYLAVLGGADALIFGGGIGEAAPDIRRKICEGMEWCGLRLDPSLNSKAVGLQPGDVTRISKDEQSLEVYVGAADEETWIARETVRCLEGTR, from the coding sequence ATGCGAATTCTCGTGCTGAACAGCGGAAGTTCGTCCGTCAAATTTCGGGTGCTCGATGTTGATCCTCAAGCGTCACCTCGCGAAATTCGGCCGGATCGGGCACTGATAAAAGGCGCCGTGAAGGGCATCGGCAACACGGCGAGTTTTGAATGTACGGTCGAAGAAAAACCCTCTCCGAAAATCACCCGGGTGATTGCTAACCACCATCAGGCTATTCGCTGGCTGTTTGAGCAACTCAAACAACTCGACAGCGCGGATCATGATCCCGCCTCCCTCGCCGGGGTGGAAGCCGTCGGCCACCGGGTGGTCCATGGAGGAGAACGATTTTCTCAATCGATCGTGATTTCGGACGAAGTGATGAGCGAGATTGATACGCTTGGGGAATTAGCGCCCTTGCACAACCCGGCCTGTCTGGAAGGGATTCGGGGGGTCAGGGCCATTCTGGGCCCCCAGGTCCCAATGGTGGCGGTGTTCGACACAGCCTTTCACGCCACCATACCCTCGCATGCCAAAGTGTATGCGCTGCCCTACGCGTTAGCCAATCGCCATCATATTCGTCGCTATGGGTTCCACGGTATCGCACATGCCTCGTTGGTTGGAAGTTATTTTGAAAAAACCGGAAGACCGTCGACACCATCCCGACTCATCACCGTGCAACTCGGGAATGGATGTTCTATCTCTGCTGTTGAAGACGGAAGATCTGTAGAGACATCCATGGGATTCACACCGCTGGAAGGGCTGGTCATGGGCACGCGGTGCGGTGATCTGGATCCCTCCATTGTCAGTTATCTCTGTCAAAAGGAAAAAGTGGGACCGTCGGAAGTAGAACGCTGGCTGAATGAACAGTCTGGCCTTCTGGGACTTTCCGGAAGAACGAATGATATGAGGGAACTACTGCAGGCGGCCGACCGCGAAGGGCATGAACCATCGCAAATGGCCATTGATGTGTTTTGCTATCGCACTAAAAAATACATCGGGGCCTATCTTGCGGTTCTGGGCGGTGCGGACGCCCTCATTTTCGGGGGCGGAATCGGCGAGGCGGCTCCCGATATTCGACGCAAAATTTGTGAAGGGATGGAGTGGTGCGGATTACGGTTGGATCCTAGCCTCAATAGCAAAGCCGTCGGGCTTCAACCGGGAGATGTCACCAGAATCAGTAAAGATGAACAATCGTTGGAAGTGTATGTCGGGGCTGCGGATGAAGAAACCTGGATTGCCCGTGAGACGGTACGTTGTCTCGAAGGGACCCGGTAG
- the glgX gene encoding glycogen debranching protein GlgX — MQARAAIAGKSFPLGATVSPEGVNFCVFSKNCTLMELLLFNHPDETKPATSIPLDSWRNRTGHYWHIFVPGLRPGQIYGYRAHGPFEPQRGLRFDPEKVLLDPYGKAVAVPKPYSRVAASKPGDNCPTAMKSVVVDVDAYDWEGDTPLKRPAIRTIVYEMHVRGFTRHPSSGVEEKTRGTYAGLIEKIPYLQELGIPAVELLPVFHFDPQDCPTGRVNYWGYAPISFFAPHPQYSSRQNPLEVVDEFRDMVKALRRAGIEVILDVVYNHTAEGNEDGPTLCYRGLENSVYYILEEDRSRYSNYTGTGNTLNANQPIVRRLIMDSLRYWVDEMHVDGFRFDLASILSRDEAGRPLQNPPILWDIDSDPFLAGTKLIAEAWDAAGLYQVGSFIGDSWKEWNGRFRDDIRDFFRGEEGSSARFADRLIGSPEIYGHKEREPEQSINFVTCHDGFTLNDLVSYNDKHNEANGENNRDGANDNKSWNCGVEGPTDDQAVERLRNRQVKNFLAVTLLSAGVPMILMGDEVRRTQNGNNNTYCLDNETNWFDWTLLAKHADVHRFVTLLNARRLLREVEREQQRMSLNQLIQQANKAWHGVKLNQPDWSPQSHILAFTVELPKTKLLVHFILNAFWEPLEFELPPVPNGDGSLWHRWIDTAFDSPQDIVPWEISPAIPGQTYRAQERSVVVAFARIDAGEPRHPQREKVG; from the coding sequence ATGCAAGCTAGAGCAGCCATAGCCGGAAAAAGTTTTCCCCTCGGGGCAACTGTTTCCCCTGAGGGAGTGAACTTTTGCGTCTTCTCAAAGAATTGCACGCTCATGGAATTGCTGCTGTTCAATCACCCGGATGAGACGAAGCCGGCGACGAGTATCCCCCTCGATTCCTGGAGAAACCGGACGGGCCACTATTGGCACATCTTCGTCCCTGGTCTCCGACCGGGCCAGATCTACGGGTATCGGGCCCACGGGCCGTTCGAGCCGCAACGAGGGCTGCGATTTGACCCTGAGAAGGTCTTGCTCGATCCCTATGGCAAGGCAGTGGCCGTACCGAAGCCATACAGCCGGGTCGCGGCATCCAAGCCGGGAGACAATTGCCCCACAGCAATGAAAAGCGTGGTGGTGGATGTGGACGCGTACGATTGGGAGGGCGATACCCCGCTCAAACGGCCCGCAATTCGGACCATTGTGTACGAGATGCATGTGCGCGGGTTTACCCGCCACCCCAGTTCCGGCGTCGAGGAGAAGACACGGGGGACCTACGCCGGTCTGATTGAAAAAATTCCGTACCTCCAGGAACTTGGCATCCCGGCTGTGGAACTCCTACCCGTGTTTCATTTCGATCCACAAGATTGCCCCACGGGGCGAGTCAATTATTGGGGCTATGCACCGATATCCTTCTTCGCACCACATCCGCAGTATAGTTCACGTCAGAATCCGCTCGAAGTGGTTGACGAATTCCGCGACATGGTCAAGGCGCTACGTCGAGCGGGCATCGAAGTCATTCTTGATGTGGTCTACAACCACACTGCCGAAGGCAATGAGGATGGACCCACGCTCTGTTATCGCGGCCTCGAAAATAGTGTCTATTACATCCTGGAGGAGGACCGGAGCCGGTACAGTAATTATACCGGGACGGGTAACACATTAAATGCCAATCAACCAATTGTCCGTCGTCTCATTATGGACAGTCTCCGATATTGGGTGGATGAGATGCACGTGGACGGCTTTCGATTCGACCTCGCATCGATTCTCTCCCGCGACGAAGCCGGTCGGCCGCTACAGAATCCTCCCATTCTCTGGGACATTGATTCCGACCCCTTCCTGGCCGGGACGAAACTCATTGCGGAAGCTTGGGATGCAGCCGGACTCTACCAGGTCGGTTCGTTTATCGGAGACAGCTGGAAAGAATGGAATGGACGGTTTCGTGACGATATCCGGGATTTCTTCCGTGGCGAGGAAGGATCGTCGGCACGTTTCGCCGATCGCTTGATCGGCAGTCCGGAGATTTATGGTCATAAAGAACGGGAGCCGGAGCAGAGCATCAATTTTGTGACCTGTCATGACGGCTTCACACTCAACGATCTCGTCTCCTACAACGACAAGCACAACGAAGCCAACGGCGAAAACAACCGCGACGGGGCCAATGACAACAAAAGCTGGAACTGCGGGGTTGAAGGGCCGACGGATGATCAGGCCGTGGAACGGCTACGGAACCGGCAGGTCAAGAATTTTTTGGCCGTGACGCTGCTTTCCGCGGGAGTGCCCATGATCCTGATGGGCGATGAGGTACGACGCACGCAGAATGGCAACAACAACACCTATTGTCTGGACAACGAAACGAATTGGTTCGATTGGACGCTGCTCGCGAAACATGCGGATGTCCATCGGTTCGTGACACTGCTCAACGCACGTCGGCTGTTGCGGGAAGTTGAACGAGAGCAGCAACGGATGAGTCTGAACCAGTTGATCCAACAGGCCAATAAGGCGTGGCACGGCGTCAAACTCAACCAACCGGACTGGAGCCCACAGTCACACATCCTTGCGTTTACCGTTGAACTTCCCAAAACCAAACTCCTCGTCCACTTTATTCTGAACGCCTTTTGGGAGCCCCTTGAATTCGAACTACCTCCGGTTCCCAACGGAGACGGGAGCCTCTGGCACCGATGGATCGATACGGCATTTGATTCGCCGCAGGACATCGTCCCGTGGGAAATCTCACCCGCGATTCCCGGTCAGACGTACCGCGCCCAGGAACGCTCAGTAGTGGTGGCGTTCGCGCGCATTGACGCCGGGGAACCCCGGCATCCCCAGCGTGAGAAAGTGGGATAG
- a CDS encoding glycogen/starch/alpha-glucan phosphorylase → MKDRRKEILEQYGCGPIKFSGTNDALYERHLIFDHVIDPKKAELQDQFEAVTRSVRDVISQRWLKTETTYEEKNPKRVYYLSMEFLLGRSLANNLTNGLLGPLALEAAKKRGLDPLALAEMEPDAGLGNGGLGRLAACFIDSMATMQIPGMGYGLRYEYGMFKQTVKDGWQCEQPDNWLRRPDPWEVTRLEDAVEVKLNCSFEQREGDVRLVPGQPSSLIGIPFDRPVIGYGGKTINTLRLWAAAVPAFFDFQRFSSGDFTSALPGTLAAESITRVLYPDDSTVRGQGLRFLQEYFLVACSLADLVRRFRQGNTDWNDLPGKVAIQMNDTHPTMAVPELMRILLDDAHLSWDQAWDLTQRSLAYTNHTLLPEALEKWPLAWFETMLPRHLEIILEINHRHLAQARIRFGGDESRLSNVSLIEESPTRKVRMANLAIVGTHSTNGVAAIHSELLRKRTVKNLAELYPERFNNKTNGVTPRRWLLLANPALSNAITEAIGDGWITDFSQLSKLKKLAADKSFRGAVQNAKREAKLQFAQWLKTTSGQTVDPDTIFDCQVKRIHEYKRQLLNALRIVVLYNRLRENPNLKMTPRTFFFAGKAAPAYHLAKIIIKFINNLAGTIEGDPLVRGKLKVVFLPEYCVSLAERLIPATDVSNQISTAGYEASGTSNMKFMMNGALTLGTRDGATIEMAEEAGEENFFLFGLTADQVAGSKGWYSPGWHYDNEAETRAALDLIFSGYFNQYEPGIFEPLRHSLLTGGDHYMHLADLTSYLEADCQICDLYSDQDGWARKAIINIAGSGKFSSDRTIAEYAADIRNVKPCRIP, encoded by the coding sequence ATGAAAGACCGTCGCAAGGAGATTCTTGAACAATACGGGTGCGGACCGATCAAATTTTCCGGCACGAACGATGCGCTCTATGAACGCCATCTCATCTTCGACCATGTCATCGATCCCAAGAAGGCCGAATTGCAAGACCAGTTTGAGGCAGTGACCCGCTCGGTCCGCGACGTCATTTCCCAACGATGGCTCAAGACCGAAACAACCTACGAGGAAAAAAATCCTAAGCGGGTGTATTACCTGTCGATGGAGTTCCTGCTCGGCCGATCGCTGGCCAACAACCTCACCAACGGGCTGCTGGGGCCGTTGGCTCTTGAGGCCGCGAAAAAACGGGGTCTTGATCCCCTCGCCCTAGCCGAGATGGAGCCGGATGCCGGATTGGGGAACGGAGGGCTCGGTCGATTGGCGGCTTGTTTCATCGATTCGATGGCGACAATGCAGATCCCCGGTATGGGATATGGACTCCGTTACGAATACGGAATGTTCAAGCAAACGGTAAAGGATGGGTGGCAATGCGAACAACCGGATAATTGGTTGCGGCGTCCGGACCCATGGGAAGTGACGCGGCTCGAGGATGCGGTGGAAGTGAAATTGAACTGTTCGTTCGAGCAACGTGAGGGGGACGTACGCTTGGTCCCCGGACAGCCGTCCAGTCTTATTGGTATCCCATTCGACCGTCCGGTCATCGGATATGGTGGCAAGACCATCAATACACTCAGACTTTGGGCTGCCGCCGTCCCGGCCTTTTTCGACTTTCAGCGGTTCAGCAGCGGAGATTTCACGTCCGCCTTGCCGGGCACCCTGGCGGCCGAGTCGATAACCCGTGTGTTGTATCCGGATGATTCCACCGTCCGGGGCCAGGGGTTGCGATTCCTGCAGGAATATTTTCTTGTTGCCTGTTCCCTGGCTGATCTCGTGCGGCGCTTCCGGCAAGGCAATACCGACTGGAATGACCTTCCCGGCAAAGTCGCCATTCAGATGAACGACACGCATCCGACGATGGCTGTTCCCGAACTGATGCGGATTCTACTGGACGACGCGCATCTCAGTTGGGACCAGGCTTGGGACCTGACGCAACGATCGCTCGCCTATACGAACCATACCCTGCTGCCCGAAGCATTGGAAAAATGGCCGCTCGCATGGTTCGAAACGATGTTGCCACGTCATCTGGAAATAATACTTGAAATCAACCACCGGCACCTTGCCCAAGCGCGCATCCGTTTCGGCGGTGACGAAAGCCGGCTCTCCAATGTGAGCCTCATCGAGGAAAGCCCGACGCGTAAAGTCCGTATGGCCAACCTGGCCATTGTCGGGACCCATAGCACGAACGGCGTGGCGGCCATTCACTCCGAATTGCTCCGCAAAAGGACAGTCAAGAATCTGGCCGAGCTGTATCCCGAACGGTTCAACAATAAGACCAACGGGGTGACTCCAAGACGCTGGTTGCTCCTGGCAAATCCTGCGCTCTCCAACGCCATTACCGAAGCCATCGGAGACGGGTGGATTACTGATTTCAGCCAATTGAGTAAGCTCAAGAAACTGGCCGCCGACAAGAGCTTTCGCGGGGCCGTCCAAAACGCCAAACGCGAGGCGAAGTTACAGTTTGCCCAATGGCTCAAGACGACATCCGGGCAGACGGTCGATCCGGACACGATCTTCGATTGCCAGGTCAAACGCATCCATGAATACAAGCGGCAACTGCTCAACGCGCTGCGCATCGTCGTGCTCTACAATCGGTTGCGGGAGAATCCGAACCTCAAGATGACCCCACGGACATTTTTCTTTGCCGGCAAGGCGGCGCCGGCATACCACTTGGCTAAAATCATCATCAAGTTCATAAATAACCTGGCCGGCACCATCGAGGGGGATCCCCTCGTTCGGGGGAAACTCAAGGTCGTCTTCCTACCGGAATATTGCGTCTCCCTCGCAGAGCGGCTGATCCCGGCTACGGATGTCTCCAATCAGATTTCGACCGCCGGCTACGAAGCCAGCGGCACGAGCAATATGAAGTTCATGATGAACGGTGCGTTAACGTTAGGCACACGAGATGGCGCGACCATCGAAATGGCAGAAGAGGCGGGTGAAGAGAATTTTTTCCTCTTCGGCCTCACAGCCGACCAGGTTGCCGGCAGCAAGGGTTGGTATAGTCCGGGCTGGCATTATGACAACGAAGCGGAAACCCGCGCCGCGCTTGACCTGATCTTCTCAGGCTACTTCAACCAGTATGAACCGGGCATCTTCGAACCCCTGCGGCACTCGTTGCTGACAGGCGGAGACCACTACATGCATCTGGCGGACCTCACATCTTATCTCGAGGCTGACTGTCAAATCTGTGACTTGTATAGTGACCAAGATGGATGGGCACGCAAGGCAATTATAAACATCGCCGGTTCGGGAAAATTTTCCAGCGACCGGACCATTGCTGAATACGCAGCCGATATCCGGAATGTCAAGCCATGCCGGATTCCGTAA
- a CDS encoding phosphoketolase family protein has product MSNTLSKKELDLIDAYWRAANYLSVGQIYLYDNPLLKKTLTKEHIKPRLLGHWGTTPGLNFLYVHLNRLIKKHDLNMIYITGPGHGGPGLVANAYLEGTYSEVYPNISQDEEGLKRLFTQFSFPGGIPSHVAPETPGSIHEGGELGYAVSHAYGAVYDNPDLIVACVVGDGEAETGPLATSWHSNKFLNPATDGVVLPILHLNGYKIANPCVLARISHEELDHLFRGYGYTPYFVEGDDPMKMHQLMADTLDIVTKEIQAIKSDAQKKGGTKRPLWPMIVFRTPKGWTCPKEIDGKKTEGYWRSHQVPMGEMHEKPDHVRILEKWMKTYKPNELFDKNGQLNPELADLPPKGERRMSANPHANGGLLLKDLRMPDFRSYAVKVTSPGSVIAESTRVMGTFLRDVMKQNLSSKNFRLFSPDESNSNRWQDVLEVTNRTWMADTFPYDDHLAPDGRVMEMLSEHQCQGWLEGYLLTGRHGFFSCYEAFIHIIDSMFNQHAKWLKVCDEIPWRRPIASLNYLLSSHVWRQDHNGFSHQDPGFIDHVINKKADVVRVYLPPDANCLLSVTDHCLRSRNYVNVVVAGKQPAPQWLTMDQAIKHCSAGLSIWEWASNDRGSEPDVVMACCGDVPTLETLAAVDLLRSHVPELKVRVINVVNLMKLQPQSEHPHGLSDKDFDALFTKDKPIIFAFHGYPWLIHRLTYRRTNHKNLHVRGYKEEGTTTTPFDICVMNDLDRFHLVDDVIDRVPKLETRAAYAKQAIHDKLIEHKQYIAKYGDDMPEISGWQWGQRVATGRRKSSTEADNV; this is encoded by the coding sequence ATGTCGAATACGTTGTCAAAAAAAGAACTGGATTTGATCGATGCCTATTGGCGGGCCGCCAATTATTTGTCAGTTGGTCAAATCTATTTGTATGACAACCCGTTATTGAAAAAGACGTTGACCAAAGAACACATCAAACCGAGGCTTCTCGGCCACTGGGGGACAACGCCGGGATTGAATTTTCTCTATGTTCACCTGAACCGGTTAATCAAAAAACACGACTTGAACATGATTTACATTACGGGACCTGGACATGGTGGGCCTGGTCTGGTTGCGAATGCGTACCTGGAGGGAACGTATAGCGAGGTCTATCCGAACATCTCACAGGATGAAGAAGGGTTGAAGCGCCTCTTCACCCAATTTTCCTTTCCCGGCGGTATTCCCAGTCATGTCGCTCCTGAAACTCCCGGCTCGATCCATGAAGGCGGTGAATTGGGGTATGCCGTCTCTCATGCCTATGGCGCCGTATACGACAATCCCGATCTAATCGTGGCTTGCGTGGTCGGTGATGGCGAGGCAGAAACCGGACCGCTTGCGACAAGCTGGCATTCCAACAAATTCTTGAATCCGGCAACCGATGGCGTGGTCTTACCGATTCTCCACCTCAACGGCTACAAAATTGCCAATCCCTGTGTCCTGGCCAGAATCAGCCACGAAGAGCTGGATCACTTGTTTCGCGGGTATGGGTATACGCCGTATTTCGTTGAGGGGGATGACCCCATGAAGATGCATCAACTCATGGCCGATACGCTCGACATCGTGACCAAAGAAATCCAAGCCATCAAGTCGGATGCGCAAAAAAAAGGAGGTACCAAGCGACCACTCTGGCCCATGATCGTTTTCCGCACCCCAAAGGGTTGGACCTGCCCCAAGGAAATTGACGGCAAAAAAACCGAAGGGTACTGGCGCTCTCACCAAGTCCCGATGGGAGAAATGCATGAGAAACCGGACCATGTGCGAATTCTTGAAAAATGGATGAAGACATACAAACCAAATGAACTGTTCGATAAGAATGGGCAGCTGAACCCTGAACTGGCAGACCTGCCACCCAAAGGGGAGCGACGAATGAGCGCCAATCCCCATGCAAATGGTGGGTTGCTGCTTAAAGACCTGCGCATGCCAGATTTCCGCAGTTATGCCGTAAAGGTGACATCCCCTGGATCAGTAATCGCCGAGTCCACCCGGGTGATGGGAACATTCCTGCGAGATGTCATGAAGCAGAACTTGAGCAGCAAAAACTTTCGGTTGTTCAGTCCTGACGAGAGCAATTCCAACCGCTGGCAGGACGTCTTGGAGGTGACCAACCGTACCTGGATGGCCGACACCTTTCCTTACGATGATCATCTTGCACCTGACGGTAGGGTCATGGAAATGCTTAGCGAACACCAATGCCAGGGATGGCTGGAGGGCTATCTGCTCACGGGACGGCATGGCTTCTTCTCCTGTTACGAAGCGTTCATCCATATTATTGATTCCATGTTCAATCAGCATGCGAAGTGGCTGAAAGTATGCGACGAAATCCCCTGGCGGCGACCAATCGCGTCGCTGAATTATCTGCTCTCATCCCATGTGTGGCGTCAGGACCACAACGGGTTCAGTCATCAGGATCCTGGGTTTATCGATCACGTCATCAATAAGAAGGCAGACGTGGTTCGGGTGTATTTGCCGCCGGATGCGAACTGCCTGCTCTCCGTGACCGACCACTGTCTTCGGAGCCGGAACTATGTCAATGTCGTGGTGGCCGGAAAGCAACCGGCTCCCCAGTGGCTGACCATGGATCAGGCCATTAAGCATTGCTCCGCAGGCCTCAGCATTTGGGAGTGGGCGAGTAATGATCGGGGAAGCGAACCGGATGTGGTGATGGCATGCTGTGGCGATGTCCCGACACTGGAAACGCTCGCGGCCGTAGACCTCCTTCGCTCCCATGTTCCAGAGTTAAAGGTTCGTGTCATCAATGTGGTCAACCTTATGAAGCTGCAACCTCAGAGCGAACACCCGCATGGATTGAGCGACAAGGACTTCGACGCGCTGTTCACGAAAGACAAACCGATTATCTTTGCGTTTCACGGATACCCCTGGCTTATTCACCGGCTGACCTACCGGCGGACGAATCACAAAAACCTGCATGTGCGTGGCTATAAGGAAGAGGGCACGACCACCACGCCGTTCGACATTTGTGTGATGAACGATCTGGATCGCTTCCATTTAGTAGACGATGTGATCGACCGTGTGCCGAAACTGGAAACTCGGGCGGCATACGCCAAGCAGGCCATCCATGACAAGCTCATTGAGCACAAACAGTACATTGCCAAATATGGCGACGACATGCCGGAAATAAGTGGTTGGCAATGGGGACAGCGCGTGGCCACCGGGCGAAGAAAAAGCTCGACGGAAGCCGATAATGTATGA